In Chroicocephalus ridibundus chromosome 4, bChrRid1.1, whole genome shotgun sequence, one genomic interval encodes:
- the LOC134514972 gene encoding olfactory receptor 5G3-like: MAEINCTQVTEFSLMGFTEEPVAQVTLFLMFLLIYLFTILGNLGMIALIRASPQLHSPMYYFLGNLAFVDLCSSTGITPKMLVDLMSEKKGIAYVGCVAQVFIFDLFGMTECFLLAMMAYDRYMAICHPLVYPLVMSPKYCFQLVTGSYLMGLTNGMGQTICMSSLSFCGSRVIDLFFCDISPLISLSTSNTTFSRIILTTSASLFGLSSGLIVLVSYVAIISAILNIRSAEGMRKAFSTCASHITTVSIFYGTSLFVYLKPSSDSSRDDKWAAVVYTVVTPMLNPLIYSLRNKEVKEALRRLTKPK, encoded by the coding sequence ATGGCAGAAATCAATTGCACCCAAGTGACTGAGTTCAGCCTAATGGGGTTCACAGAGGAGCCAGTGGCTCAGGTCACCCTCTTTCTGATGTTTCTACTCATCTATCTTTTCACCATCCTGGGGAACCTGGGGATGATCGCATTAATCAGGGCCAGCCCTCAGCTCCACTCCCCCATGTATTATTTCCTGGGCAACCTGGCTTTTGTAGACCTCTGTTCTTCCACCGGCATCACCCCCAAGATGTTGGTTGACTTAATGTCAGAGAAGAAGGGCATTGCTTATGTGGGGTGCGTGGCCCAGGTTTTCATTTTTGATCTTTTTGGGATGACTGAATGCTTCCTGCTGGCGATGATGGCGTATGACCGTTACATGGCCATTTGCCATCCCCTGGTGTATCCCCTTGTCATGTCCCCAAAATACTGTTTCCAGCTGGTGACAGGGTCGTATCTCATGGGGTTGACCAATGGCATGGGACAGACTATCTGCATGTCCAGTTTATCATTCTGCGGCTCCAGAGTCATCGACCTGTTCTTCTGTGACATTTCCCCTCTGATATCACTCTCGACCTCCAACACCACCTTCAGCCGCATTATCCTAACAACTTCAGCATCTTTATTCGGCCTGTCCAGCGGCCTGATTGTCCTGGTCTCCTACGTGGCCATCATCTCTGCCATCCTGAACATCCGTTCAGCTGAGGGCATGCGCAAAGCCTTCTCCACCTGTGCCTCCCACATCACCACGGTGAGCATCTTCTACGGGACGTCCCTTTTTGTGTACTTAAAGCCCAGCTCAGACAGCTCGAGAGACGACAAATGGGCTGCAGTGGTCTACACGGTGGTGACTCCCATGCTGAACCCCTTGATCTACAGCCTGAGGAATAAGGAGGTGAAAGAGGCCTTGAGGAGgctcacaaaaccaaaatga
- the LOC134514988 gene encoding LOW QUALITY PROTEIN: olfactory receptor 5T17-like (The sequence of the model RefSeq protein was modified relative to this genomic sequence to represent the inferred CDS: substituted 1 base at 1 genomic stop codon), which produces MAAANQTEQVTELTLAGLTDDPXLKGPLFVLFLLIYFITLAGNLGMVALIRSSKQLQSPMYFFLSNLSLLDACYSSVVAPRTLMNLLMEKKISLAGCAAQLFFFIGFGTTECFLLAVMAYDRYAAICNPLLYASIMSHRVCILLVAGSYVLGLLHSLVHTDFTFSLPFCRPAKVDNFYCELMPVLALSCSDTHVNRRLVFGLGGLVEMVTILAVVVSYAFILSAVSKISSAKGRQKAFSTCTSHLAGVTIFHGSILALNFRPRPSDTLSTDKTFSVFYSLVVPMLNPLIYSLRNREVKNALRQFVK; this is translated from the coding sequence ATGGCTGCGGCAAATCAAACCGAGCAAGTTACGGAGTTGACTCTTGCAGGACTGACGGATGACCCATGACTAAAAGGGCCTTTGTtcgtcctcttcctcctcatttaCTTCATCACGCTGGCAGGGAACCTGGGCATGGTTGCGCTGATCAGGAGCAGCAAACAACTTCAGTCACCCATGTACTTTTTCCTTAGCAATTTATCCCTCCTAGATGCTTGCTACTCATCGGTGGTGGCGCCGAGGACGTTAATGAACCTTCTGATGGAGAAGAAAATCTCTCTGGCCGGCTGCGctgcccagcttttttttttcataggtttTGGGACCACCGAGTGCTTCCTTCTGGCCGTGATGGCGTACGACCGCTACGCAGCCATCTGCAACCCTTTGCTTTACGCATCCATCATGTCTCACAGGGTCTGCATCCTGCTGGTGGCCGGTTCGTACGTGCTTGGCCTGCTGCACTCTTTGGTGCACACTGACTTCACCTTCAGCCTGCCTTTCTGCCGGCCAGCCAAGGTTGACAATTTCTACTGCGAACTCATGCCAGTTCTAGCGCTCTCCTGTTCCGACACCCACGTCAACAGGCGTCTGGTATTTGGCCTCGGGGGACTGGTGGAGATGGTGACCATCTTGGCTGTCGTGGTCTCCTACGCCTTCATCCTCTCTGCCGTCTCAAAGATCAGCTCTGCCAAGGGCCGGCAGAAAGCCTTCTCCACTTGCACCTCTCACCTGGCTGGAGTCACCATCTTCCACGGGTCTATCCTCGCCCTCAACTTCCGACCGAGGCCCAGCGACACCCTGAGCACGGACAAGaccttttctgtcttttactCGCTGGTGGTGCCCATGCTGAACCCCCTGATCTAC
- the LOC134514984 gene encoding olfactory receptor 5J3-like: MAGGNHSSVTEFVLLGFTDLQELLFGIFLLMYITMLVGNLGMIVLIRTNPQLQVPMYFFLCHLSFLDICYSSSIMPKLLSGLLAERNVISFNGCITQFFFFVVLGTTEAVLLAVMAYDRYVAIHEPLHYLVAMPRGVCVQLVVGSYAAGSLNALVHTIGLLQLSFCGPNLINHFYCEMPPLLLLSCSDTRLNKVVMVICVGFIITISVLAIVVSYTCILLTIWSIRSAEGRHKAFSTCTSHLMAVALFYGSAAFLYFHPFSRYTEDQGKTASIFYTTVTPMLNPFIYSLRNKEVRSTLRRAMNKVFCGYSHRSRSNQTKAGITCHGGVSRRNKADT; the protein is encoded by the coding sequence ATGGCTGGGGGAAACCACTCGAGCGTGACTGAGTTTGTCCTCTTGGGCTTCACTGacctgcaggagctgctcttcGGGATTTTTCTGCTTATGTACATCACCATGCTGGTGGGGAACCTGGGAATGATCGTCCTCATCAGGACCAACCCTCAGCTTCAGGtgcccatgtacttcttcctctgCCACCTCTCTTTCCTAGACATCTGCTATTCTTCATCCATCATGCCGAAGCTCTTGTCAGGTCTCCTTGCAGAGAGAAATGTCATTTCTTTCAATGGTTGCATCacacagtttttcttctttgtggtaCTCGGCACCACGGAAGCCGTCCTTCTGGCCGTCATGGCCTACGATCGCTACGTGGCCATCCATGAGCCTCTGCACTACTTGGTTGCCATGCCCCGTGGGGTCTGTGTCCAGCTGGTGGTGGGCTCCTACGCTGCTGGGAGCCTGAATGCCCTTGTGCACACCATTGGTCTCCTCCAACTCTCTTTCTGTGGCCCAAACCTCATTAATCATTTCTACTGTGAAATGCCACCACTCCTGCTGCTCTCGTGCTCCGACACCAGGCTCAACAAGGTGGTGATGGTCATCTGTGTTGGCTTCATCATCACAATCTCAGTCTTGGCCATCGTTGTCTCCTACACCTGCATCCTGCTCACCATCTGGAGCATCCGCTCTGCGGAGGGCaggcacaaagccttctccacctgCACCTCCCACCTCATGGCCGTTGCCCTCTTCTACGGCTCTGCAGCTTTCTTGTAtttccatcccttttccaggTACACAGAAGATCAAGGGAAAACAGCCTCCATCTTCTACACCACGGTGACCCCCATGCTCAACCCTTtcatctacagcctgaggaaCAAGGAGGTGAGGAGCACCCTCAGAAGAGCTATGAACAAAGTCTTCTGTGGGTATTCCCACAGGTCCCGCTCTAACCAAACCAAAGCAGGTATCACCTGCCACGGTGGAGTCAGCAGAAGAAATAAGGCTGACACCTGA
- the LOC134514990 gene encoding olfactory receptor 9G19: MVFTSAYVTTLVGDTPYLWAIRRSSRLHTPMYFFIGNLSFLDPWYSSIYTPKILLNCVSEDKSISFTGCAVQFFVAGGLAYTECYMLAVMAYDWYVAISSPLLYAAAKSKKLCMGLVAASYLTAFVNSTVITSCTFALSFCNTNVIDDFSCDLPPLVKLSCDVTDSYQMLLYFILTSNIILPSALILASYATTLAAVLKMRSATGQHKAFSTCAAHLTAITLYYSSILFIYSQPSSSYVLGRDKVVSVFYTVVIPMPNPFIYSLRNQEVKEALKRLVKRQTAS, from the exons ATGGTGTTCACCTCAGCCTACGTCACCACCCTTGTGGGCGATACGCCGTA CTTGTGGGCGATACGCCGTAGCTCACGGCTCCACACCCCAATGTACTTTTTCATTGGGAACTTGTCCTTCCTGGATCCCTGGTATTCCTCCATCTACACTCCCAAGATCCTGCTGAACTGTGTCTCCGAGGACAAGAGCATCTCCTTCACTGGTTGCGCTGTTCAGTTCTTCGTCGCCGGTGGCTTGGCCTACACCGAGTGCTACATGCTGGCAGTGATGGCCTACGACTGGTACGTGGCCATCTCCAGCCCACTGCTCTATGCTGCTGCCAAGTCCAAGAAGCTGTGCATGGGGCTGGTGGCTGCCTCCTACCTCACCGCCTTTGTCAACTCCACCGTCATTACCAGCTGCACATTTGCCCTCAGTTTTTGCAACACCAATGTCATTGATGACTTCTCCTGCGACCTGCCCCCGCTGGTGAAGCTCTCCTGCGATGTGACAGACAGCTACCAGATGCTCCTGTATTTCATCCTGACCTCCAACATCATCCTCCCCTCCGCACTCATCCTCGCGTCCTATGCCACCACCCTGGCTGCTGTCCTGAAGATGCGCTCGGCCACGGGGCagcacaaagccttctccacctgTGCCGCCCACCTCACTGCCATCACCCTCTACTACAGCTCCATCCTCTTCATTtactcccagcccagctcctcctaCGTCCTGGGGAGGGACAAGGTGGTCTCTGTGTTTTACACGGTGGTGATCCCCATGCCGAACCCCTTCATATACAGCCTGAGGAACCAGGAGGTGAAGGAGGCACTGAAGAGACTGGTGAAGAGACAGACAGCATCTTAG
- the LOC134514973 gene encoding olfactory receptor 5AR1-like, protein MRDCHQAPWFILLGLTTRPDLRVLLFWAFLATYVVTLLGNFGIMILIRTDLHLHTPMYYFLGHLAFVDVCYSSVVLPKMLVQILTEEKTIGFLECAAQLCCFVIFGVTECLLLAVMAYDRYVAICKPLLYPTIMSGWMCRWLVTGSYAIGVLHAATHTAFIFTFSFCRSNVINHYFCDIAPLLALSCSDTHTYEVVVLALVSINCLSTMTIIFVSYSYILPAVLRIRSPEGRRKAFSTCASHLTVVTMFFGAILFMYLRPSSTYALDENKRATLFYTIMTPTLNPLVYSLRNREVKAALRRAVGRRQ, encoded by the exons ATGAGAGATTGTCACCAGGCACCCTGG TTCATTCTCCTGGGGCTGACCACCCGCCCAGATCTCCGGGTCCTCCTTTTCTGGGCTTTCCTGGCCACGTACGTGGTCACCCTCTTGGGGAACTTTGGGATAATGATATTAATCAGGACCGATCTTCACCTTCACACCCCCATGTACTATTTCCTTGGCCACTTGGCTTTTGTCGATGTCTGCTATTCCTCCGTTGTCCTCCCCAAAATGCTGGTGCAGATCTTGACAGAGGAGAAAACCATTGGCTTCTTGGAGTgcgcagcccagctctgctgcttcgTCATTTTTGGGGTCACTGAGTGCCTCTTGTTGGCTGTGATGGCCTACGACAGGTACGTGGCCATCTGCAAGCCCCTCCTGTACCCCACCATCATGAGCGGATGGATGTGCCGGTGGCTTGTCACTGGTTCCTATGCCATCGGCGTCTTGCACGCGGCGACGCACACCGCTTTCATCTTTACTTTCTCCTTCTGCCGCTCCAATGTCATCAACCACTACTTCTGTGACATAGCCCCACTCTTAGCTCTCTCCTGCTCCGACACCCACACCTACGAGGTGGTCGTCCTTGCTCTCGTCAGCATAAACTGTCTCAGCACCATGACCATCATCTTTGTCTCCTATAGTTATATCCTCCCCGCTGTCCTGAGGATACGCTCTCCGGAGGGCAGGAGAAAAGCCTTCTCCACCTGCGCCTCCCACCTGACGGTCGTCACCATGTTTTTTGGGGCAATCTTGTTCATGTACCTGCGCCCCAGCTCCACCTATGCATTGGATGAGAACAAGAGGGCCACGCTGTTTTACACCATCATGACCCCCACGCTGAACCCCTTGGTCTACAGCCTGAGGAACAGGGAGGTGAAGGCTGCCCTGAGAAGAGCAGTTGGGAGAAGGCAATGA